In Bacteroidota bacterium, the sequence CGGGACGCTGAGTGGCAGCCTGGGCAGCGGCGGAGCAGGGGAGGGCAGCCCGGTGGACGAGGAACAGTTCGCCGATCCGTTGCTCCGGTCTGGCCTCGCCCTCGCCGGCGCCAACCGCATCGGTACGGACCGTGTCGCCGATGACCCGGACGCGACGACCGACGGCATCGCGACGGCCTACGAACTCGCTAGCCTGGACCTCCGCGGTACGGACCTCGTTGTGCTCTCCGCCTGTGAGACGGGGCTGGGCGAGATCGAGGCGGGCGAGGGCGTGCTGGGGCTGCGGCGCGCGTTCGAGGTGGCCGGAGCCGAGACGGTGGTGATGAGCCTCTGGAAGGTGCCCGACGCCGCGACGGCCGCGCTCATGGCGGCGTTCTACGGCGCGCTCAACGACGGGCGCACCAAGGCCGAGGCGCTCCGCGAGGCCGCCGCGGTCGTGCGGGCCGAGGAGCGGTGGGCGCACCCCTACTGGTGGGCCGCGTTCGTGCTCGCCGGCGCCACCGAGTAGCGGGTTCCACGAGCCGGATAGCCTACGAGTTGAGGCGCCGCAGCGAGTCGACGACGGCGTCCATGCTGTCGAGCGTGCGGATCTCGTCGTCGTCCATGAACTCACGGCGGACGTCGTAGTCGGGCGCAAGGCGGGCGAGCACGGCGTCTTTCAGGTCCTGCATGGGCGGGGTGACGAGGCTACGCTCTTGCTCGCCGTTGTCTGCGAACGTGTGGAAGAGCGGGCACGAGTCGGAGGTCGCGTCGAGGCCGAACTCGCCGAGCAGCGCGCCGGTCTGGGCTGCGCGGAGGCGGACGTTGTAGGACGCCGTGTAGAGGTCGAGGGTGTAGGTGCTGTCGGAGAGGCTACTCTCGAACGCGCAGGTGCGCAGGAACTCGCCCGCGAAGCCGGTGAGGCAGGCTGCGACCTCGGTGGCGGGGTAGTCGCTGGAGTTGTAGACGCCCCACGAGCGAAAGAAGACCTCGCTGGTAGAGGAACGGTACGGGGCGCCGAGCGAGTCGCGGACGAGGACGAAGAGGCGCGGCGGCTCGGAGGGCGTGGCCGAGTAGGTTGCGGCGCGTGGGACGGCGTGGCCCTCACACGCGGCAGCGAGGTCGGCGAGGCGGAGCGGTGGCAGCGGGGCGTTCGGCGAGGCCGCGACCGAATCGGCGACGGTGGGATCGGCGGGGGTGTCGCCGTTCGTGCAGGCGGCGAGAGCAACGAGTAGGGGGAGAAGGACGGCAGCACGCATGGGGCAGGCATGCAGAAGAGAGCAGGGGCACGAGTGAGACGAAAAGTAGCGGCCCCGGTGCAGAGATGCTCGGTGCAGAGATGCTCGGTGCAGAGATGCTCGGTGCAGAGATGCTCGGTGCAGAGATGCTCGGTGCAGAGATGCTCGGNNNNNNNNNNNNNNNNNNNNNNNNNNNNNNNNNNNNNNNNNNNNNNNNNNNNNNNNNNNNNNNNNNNNNNNNNNNNNNNNNNNNNNNNNNNNNNNNNNGGTGCAGAGATGCGGGGAATCCAGCGCCCCAGGGCTGAGGCTGGGCGGTGGCCACGTATATTCGGAGTCCTGCCCGGATGGCGGAATTGGTAGACGCAGCAGACTCAAAATCTGCCGCCCGCGAGGGTGTGGGGGTTCGAGTCCCCCTCCGGGTACTTCGGTGAGTCCGAAAGAGCGAGGGTGCTGCCAAAAAGTAGCACTCTCGCTCTGTTCTGGGCACTTTGGGTAGTCTGTGCTATTGCCTGAGTTCGAGCGCGACGGTACTTTGTTGGTACTTCTACCTGTACCTACTTTGCCTGGGGCACTATCAGTTTGGCGACCGTCACCCCGATTCTCCGTATCCCCAAGCGCGACAAGCGGGGGCGCTGTCCAATATGGCTCCGCATCTCAGACCGCGATGGGACGCGTTACCTCTCGCTTGGCGAGAAGGTGCTTCCTTCGCAGTGGAACGACAGGCAACGGCGTGTCCGCAAGGGGCACCCCCACGCCGATCTCTTCAACCAACTCATCGCTCAGCGGCTTGCCGAGGCGAGAGCAGAGATCCTGCGACTCAAGATCGAGCGGACATATGCGACGGCCGACCACCTGAAGGACGCGCTCGCTGACGACGATGCTGCCGACTTCTTCGAAGCGGGGCGTCTCCATCTGGCTGATCTGGAGAAGCAGGGGCGTGTAGGTCGTTACCGCCGGATCAAGGCAACGCTCGGCAAACTGGAGCGCTTCGCCTGTACGCCACTCCCGTTCGACCGCTTCACGGTAGCGCTGCTCACCGACTTCGAGACGCACTGCCTCGCGCCGCCGCCGCAGGGGCTGGGTAACAAGCAGTCAAGCGTGGCAACGAACCTCCGGGACCTTCGCACGCTCTACAACTACGCCGTCAAGCAAGGGCTGACCGATGGTGCCGACGACCCGTTCAAACGCTTTACGATCAGAAAGGGCGCACCCCCGGAACGCACGAAGCTGTCTTTTGCCGAGGTACAGGCCATCGAGGCGCTCGGCCTCGAAGAAGAGTCGCTCATCTGGCACGTCCGCAACTACTTTCTCTTCGCCTTCTACGGGGCTGGCATTCGCTTCGCCGATGTGGCGACGATGAGGCAGGCCCGCGTGATCGACGGGGAAGACGACAACGGCAATTCCGTACCTGACCGGCTTCAGTTCCGCGCGGGCAAGACTGGCAAGCTCCAGTCAGTCAAGATCACGCCGCCTGCCCGGCGCATCCTCGCCCACTACCTCGACCCGAATGAGGATACCAAGCGTGACCCCGAGGCGTTCGTCTTCCCGATGCTCGAAGGCTACGACCTCTCGACGCCGCGCAAGCTGCACAACGCCAAAAGCAGCCAGAACGCGCTCGTAAACAAGTACCTCAAGAAGATCGCAGCGCTCGCCGGTATTGAGACGCCGCTCTCGTTCCACATCGCCAGACACAGCTTCGCCGACGTGGCGCGCACCTCGGGGTGGAGTGTCTACGACATCAAGAACGCGCTTCAACACTCCAGCCTGGAGAAGACCGAGCGCTACCTCAAGGGCTTCGATTCCGATGCGCTCGACGCTCGCATGGACGACCTGTTCGGGGAGGGATAGCGATGATAGACCGAACCGAGCGGCGCAAGGTGGCCGTTCTCCTCATCCCCAAGGAGTCGCGCCCATGGACGGGTGATGCTACGCCGACGCGCTTTATACCCTCGCGGGTAGCAACGCCGCCTCCGTGGCTCGACGCGGACGAGCAGACGCTAGTGGAGCGTGTCACGCGGGATGGATTTATCGAACTGATCGAAGCGCAGGGGTATGGTGATGCGCTCGCGCTCCTCGAACGTCTCGGCAGCAAGTACTACTCCGCGGAGAAGGAACGTCACCGGCGCTTCGAGATGGTTAACGATGTAAAAGAAGTCAGGTCGGACTTGGCGAGGCTCGGCCGGACGCACGGGTTGGACGGCCAGGTCGTTGAATCCATGGACAACCTCCTGGTACTCTCGGCGAGGACGGACTTTCTGGAATGGGTCGGCACTGGAGCCGAGGCTACGCTGAACGGGTACGCCCGTTCGGAGGTGAGCCCGTCTCCCATATTCCGCGTCAGCGTCGAAGAGACGTGGGAAGCAGCAGTCGCGCAGGCACACGCACTGACGGTCGAACGGAAGACCCGCGCGAGGTCCACGCAGAATAGAGCACTCCTGCTCGACTACCGCCTCCAGACGCTCGACGATGTGCTGCGAGAGTATGAGACGTATGGGGCAGCGCTTACGTGGGAGGAGACCGAAGAAGCACAGTCTGCAGGCGCTCTGTCTCGTTCGGAGCCGCTTTCTGTGGACACACGCTCACCATACGTTCCTTACTACGACTGGATCAGGGCAACTTTCGAGTCAGCCGAGCCGGAGCACGATTCCAAGCAGGCAGCGTACGAAGAGGTAGTCCGACGCTTCGACGAGGAGCATGGAGAGCGGATGCGAGCGCTCTACGGCAAAGAGATGCTGCTCAGCACTTCCACTGTCCGGCGTGCGCTAGGGGAGCTTCAGTGATGTCTCCTGAGCATTTGTCGCGTGGTTTGTCGTCTGTCGACAGGCGACAAAGGCTCATATGCGCTCAGATTGCGGCAAACGCAAACCCGCCGCACGAACATGAACGCGCTCGCCAAAGCCCTCGCCGCCGACCTCGCCCAACTCCTGCGCCCCCTTGTTGAGGAGGCCGTTGCCAACGCGCTCCCCGACATCCCTTCGTCTGGTGCCGAACCGAAGGCGTGGTTGACTAACCGCGAGGCGATGGAGTACCTCGGCCTCTCGAAGGCCACGCTCGCCCGCTACCGCAAGGACGGCACGCTTCCCTACAGCAAAGTGGGCGCAAACGTGTTCTACCGCTTCGCCGACGTAGACGCCTTACTGAAGGCGTCGCTGCGGAACGGAGACTGAATCGCAAGGCCGCTCTCTGTCGACTCCGTCCTATATAAATAAAGGCGGATGTAGTCCCACTTTTTCGGGACTCGGGCTCGACGCTAGGGTGGCCGCAGCGAGGGCGCGGCGTGTTCGACACGGTCAAGCTTGTTCTCCCCGTCGCAGACCCGAAGCGGGTCGTGGACTGTCTCACGGACGTGGAAGAGCGCTACGGTTCCAAGACGGGGAAGAGATCGTTCATGGGGAAGGTGGGTACCCTTCGCGCTCATCTCAGTGCGAGCGATGAAGCATGCAGTCATCGCCTTGTCGTTCAGGGGAGCTTGCCGACCTACCACGGGCACCTTACTCTCGACGCTGCCGAGACGAGTAGGTGCATTGAACGCCTCGGTAATGCCCTTAGTCTTGACCTCCGACCGGCGAAGGTCTTGCGGCTCGACGTGTTCGCAGACTTCGTGCTCAGCCGCCCCGTTGCAGACTACCTCCTGCATCTTCTCGATGGTCCGCGCTACCAGCGTGTCTCCTACGACCGGCTGGGCAAGCGCTACGAACTGAAGTGGCGGCATCTTGTGTTCTATGACAAGGTGGCTGAGCGAAAGAAGAAGCGCGGCCTCATACCGGAGGCTTGGGTAGGCAAGAACGTCCTTCGCTACGAGATGCAGTTGCGGAAGCAGCCGAACCGTCAACTCGTGCTCAACCACATCTCCTTCGCTGATCTCGCCGACGAATCGTTCCGCGCACACGCGGCCGATCGCTGGCGGACCGAGTACCTCCGCATTGGCAAGCGCCGAGACTATGTCGGGGGAGTTTCCGCAGAAACCTTCAAGGTCGACCTCCAGTGTGCAGGGCTAAGAGTGGTCGGCCTAGACGCTGTAGAGACCATACTAACGTCTGCGTTCGATCAGGGGACAATCCCCGAGTGGAAATATTACCGCCTGCGTCGATGGGCACGCGACACCTACAACCTCGATGCGCGCACCGCACTTGCATCGCCTGTCGAAGAGCTAGACCAGGCGGTTGACGGCCAGCGCAATCGGATACATGTGACGTGTTAGCGAGGATGCAGCGGTAGATGGCTAGGATCGGAAGACACCAAACACGTCCGACCATCGATTACCACGTGGCATGATGAGTGAGCCCGCGCATATGCTCGCGCGGTGAGAAGCAGAGTGGGAGGGTGAGTCGGTTGGAACCGCGTCGAGGAGGCTTGTAGATGAGCTCCGAACGGGACACATTTCTGCACAAACAGGAGCGGAGGCAAGGGAGGCACGTCCTCAGAAGCCCTTCGTTACGCGGTGCCGTCAGCGTCGAAGCCTCTCCGTTGCACATTCAGTGCTACCACTTTCCAACCGAAGGTGTGGCTTGGGAAAGTGACTCAGGTTCGGTGTCGCTAAGCGCTTAGTAGTAGATGAGAGGCAACTCACCGTGAAGCACGTCCGCGACCGCGAGAGCAGGAAGTGGGTACTGCAATTGCACGTTGGACCAACGATTTGCAGCGCGGGAGTCTACCGAGGGGAGGTTTCCGCAGAAACCTTGGAAGATGCCCAAGGCGTGCGGCGCTTGCTACACACGTGAGACGACAGCATGGCATTGTCTTGCAGATTGTCGCAGGCGTGCAGCGCATGCAACGCGACGGTCTTCGATCAGCGTTGATGTAGATCAAGCCGCACGGAGTTCGGCGCGTCTGTGGGAAGTGTTCAGTGCCGACGCACTCCCAATTTTCCACCGTCTTCCACCATGTGGCAGGGGACTCGTCTAGATTTCAAGTGTATCGTAAACAATTGTTTGTGCCCATATTGGATGTGGTGGGCATGGTGAAAGAACCCGTCCTGCGTCCGCGCAATCGGTGAACTGCAATTGCAGTAGCCTCTGAGGTAAGGAAAAGGATCAATCTCCAGAACCACTGGCCCGGGTGGTTTCTGCAGAAACAGTGTCAGCTACACGTGGAGTCCGCGAGCAAGCATGCGGTCAAGTATCCAGTCGATCTGATTCTGGGTTACAGTCTCAGGGTCTTCGCTGCTCAACTCAGCATGGACTCGTTCCATCTGAGCAGCTACCGTAGCTTCAGCAAGGACGTTGGGGTCAGTCGCGGCGAAGGCTGCCAGGAATACCGCAGTGCTGCGTGATCCATGACGTCAGCCTACACCCCGTGCAAGCGGGGATGTGCATCGTCCTATTGGCGTAACATCTCTCCTCGTGAGCAGAGATTGCACACGCAGTCGCAACGGAGCGACCGGTTGCAATCGTCTACCTCCTAAGTCCAGCCTCGGTAACTACTGGCGATAGAAGCCTGATGTCATCGCTTCCCTTCGACGACCTCGCGGTAGGGCCTGCTGTTCAGCAAGTCGACCGGCTCATTACGCGCGCGGCAGCCTTGAGGGCATCGGACATTCATATTGAGCCTTACGAGTCATCGGTCCGCATACGCTACCGCCTGGACGGCGTTTTGCACCTCGCAGGTACACTTGCCCCGCACCAGCATGCAGCGCTGGTGAGTCGAATCAAAGTGCTCTCCGGTCTTGATATTGCCGAGAAGCGACGCCCACAAGACGGGCGACTCCGAGTAGACCGTCCCCATTCGCAGCCCCCGCTAGATCTTCGTGTCTCGGTGCTAGCAACCCACTTCGGGGAAAAGGTGGTGCTGCGCCTCCTCGATCGAAGTGCGCTTCGCCTCGACCTCGAAGCCCTGGGTTTCGATCCGGCTCCTCTTGCGCTGCTCCGTGCAGCCATACACCGCCCACATGGTATCGTCTTGGTAACCGGGCCGACAGGCAGCGGGAAAACCACCACACTCTATGCAGCTCTGAGCGAGATAGACACGGACCGGCTAAACGTCTCTACTGTTGAGGACCCCATCGAGTATGATCTGCCGGGAGTCAACCAGACCCAGGCACGGCCTGATATCGGTTTGGGTTTTGCCGAAGCGCTGCGCGCCTTTCTGCGCCAGGATCCCGATGTGTTGATGGTAGGGGAGATCCGTGACACGGAGACGGCTGAGATCGCCGTCCGAGCAGCCCTTACTGGGCACTTAGTGCTCGCTACGCTCCATACGAACGATGCAGCGGGAGCGGTCATGCGTCTTGCTGATATGGGAGTGGCTCCCTATCTACTTGCCTCGTCGCTGCGGCTCGTAGCAGCGCAGCGCCTACTGCGGACACTGTGTTCTGCGTGCAAGCGACCGGCCCAGTCTACAGGCGCAACTACCGCTCCCTTCGAGTCGGTAGGCTGTCCGGAATGCAATGGGACAGGCTACCGAGGTCGGGCTGCGATCCTCGAAGCACTACCGCTGGTCGGTCACGCCGCTCAGGAAGCTGTGCGGGCAGCGGACTCGGCTGCGCTCCGAGCCTTGGGGCAACACGAAGGGTGGCCTTCGCTCGCCGAGGCGGCAAGCAGAGCCGTATCGACAGGTACGACTTCTCAGGCTGAAGCGCTCCGCGTGACGGAAGGCTTGCCGGACACGGCACGTGCGAGAAGCCAGCACGAGCGCGGATGAGGAGGCAGATGCATACGATTCGCACCAAGGGCGCGGTCGAGGGGAAGACATGGGGGTGGCGAATAGCAGGCCTGTAGCCTATACTCTCGCCGTCTCTACCTCCACGCTGCTCCCGACCGACGACGCGCTTGCACATGCTGTCTTCTCGATTCATGTTCGAGCGCCGGGACATACGCACGTGTTGTGTAGTCCTTGCCGGTCTTCTCGGTGGGTTACTCATCGCTGGAGCTTCGGACGCACGTGCGCAGACGACGCCGACGCCTACAGCGGGAATCATTGAGCTGGAAGAGCGGCTACCGCGACCGGCCTTGGAGCAGATTGGCACGCTCAACTTCCGGGGCGCAGACCTCCGAGACGTACTCCGTGCTATCGCCGCCGAATCAGGTTTGAACTTGATCGTGGATGACTCCGTCCAGGGGCGAGTGACAGTCAACTTCCAGGATGTGGCCGTCATTGATGCCCTGCGGTTCCTCGCCGAGGAATACACGCTCGCCCTCGTGCAAACGGGATCCATCTTCCGGGTCCGAGTTCCTGCCCCGGCACCACCGCCCACCCCGCCGCCACCGCCAGAGCCGGTCGTGCTCTTCGCCGAGGGGCGTCTGACGCTAGACCTGGAGGCTACGCCACTTTCGACGCTGGTGCGGCTCGTGACGCAGCGTTCAGGCACTAATCTCGTCCTAGCGCAAGGCGTCACGGGCACTGTATCGGGCTTCGTACAAGATGCTCCGCTCGACGTGGCACTCCGTACCGTGCTTGCCTCATCGGGCTTCACGTTGGAACGCGATGGTGAGATTTTCGTCGTGACGCGCTCGACTGAAGAGGGGCAACCTATTCGGGGACGCCGTGACGTGGCTGTAGAAGACGGCCGCGTGTCACTTCGCTTGAGGAACGCTGATGTGGCGGACGCGGTGCGCGAGATTGCGCGTCAAGCTGCGGTGCCTATCGTGACCTACACGCTCCCGGAGGGGCGACGTCTTACAGCAGAAGCGGACGGCCTCACCGTCGAGCAAGCCCTTCGTGTTGTTCTCCGGGGCACAGGGACCGCTTTCCGCCGCGAAACAAGTGCAGACGGGCCGTACTTCCTCGTGGGCACACAGGCGGAGGACGGCCTCGTCGCCACGCGCCTTCTTCGACTAGGCTACATCGCTGTCGAGGGACTTGTGGAGTTGCTCCCGCCTGGCCTCCAGAGTCGTGCGACCATACAACCGGTACCCGAGCAAAACGCGCTGCTCGTCTCTGGGACGAACGACGCCATCGCCGAGTTGGAGGCGTTCCTTGCCGAGGTAGACTATCCTGCTCCTCAGGTGCTCATCGAGACGCTGGTAGTCGACCTGCTCGACACGGACATCAGCAACCTCGGCTTTGACTTCGGGCGCGGCCTACTACCTGGCTTTGACTCGACGGCGACACCTCCCCAGCCCTTCGACTACGAATTCCGAGGTACGACGACGGGCGAGCTTGAGGTGGTTGGTAGCGGAGCCAACGCGAATGACATCCTCGCCCCAGGGGGCGACCTCTTCGGTCTCGGCGGCATCGGAAAGCTCCCCGCCGACTTCTTCTTTCGGGTGCGTGCACTGGAGCAGGAGGGACGTGTGGCTGTGCGCAACCGCCCGCAGGTCTCGACGCTCTCGGGCAACACGGCCACCATTTCGATTGGGACGACGCAGTACTTCCTCCTGGAGACCTCGACGCCCATCACTGGCCGCAACGATGTAGTGATTCAGGAGACGCAGCGCTTCGAGCAAATCGAGGCCAACGTAACACTCGAGATTACGCCGTTCGTGAGCCCCTACGGCGAGGTGACCGCGCTCATCCGCCCGAGCTTCTCAACGCCTGTCGGCGAGTTTTCCGCAGGCATTCCGCCGACGATCTCGACCCAGGAGATCGAAGCGCGGGTACGGTTGCGGGATGGGGAGACAATCATCCTAGGAGGTCTAATCTCGGACGAGGACGTGGTGTCCGATTTCAAAATCCCGATCCTCGGCGACATCCCGATTCTGGGGCGGCTCTTTCGTAGCCGTTCACGCTCGAAGCGAGAGAGCGAACTCGTGATCTACATCACCCCCCACGTCTTCTACGGCGACGGACGCGACGACGCACAGTGGCGGGCACTCGCCGACTCGTCAGGCTTGCGGCTCTCGCCGCTGAACCCCCAGGAGTCCTTTTGGGAGCGTTTCTGGCTCTACGACGACGCGGTTGAGGAAGATGAACCAGAGCAGGATGACCCTCCGGAGACAGGCCCTCCGCCAGAGCCTCGGCGTGAAAACAGCCAGGGTGACCAGGGGCGTCGTTCTGAGGAGCGAGGCGACGAAGACGACACAATACCTACGGTCTCAGATGATCTACCCCCACTCGACATAGGTCCGGTCCCATCAGATTCTACAGGGAACGGGTCTCGTCTACGACTGCCCTGATCATTGGGCCGATCCATGCACGATTCACGGAAAGAATGCAGACAGCAACGTACTGACTCCCTCATCGAGGAACCCTCTCTGGGTGTTGCCCTGGTCTACCGCCGCCTAAGTCTGTGGCGGCATCAGCGACAGTGGGTAGCCCCAAGCTCGACGTTTCAACCTGAATGATGATCCCCTACCTAGATCGTGTTGGCGTAGGGCTGTGTTTGAGCCGAGAAGCCGCGTCGATGGTAGTGTGGCGTCGCCGCTTTGGACGGGTCCGTCTTGGTGACGAGATCCTCGTGCCCTTGGAATCGGATCCTGTAGAGGCTCTCCGAGGGCTCAGGGAAGCGAGCCTGCACCCGTTCGTCCACGTCGCGGTACCCGATGCTCTTCTTTCCTGTGAGGTAGTGGCCGTTCCTGACTTCGACGAACCTGAAGACCGAGACGCGTGGGCGATCTCAGAGGCAGAGCGACGCAGAACGCAGTTCAGTAGTGGAGAAGACGTGGTGGTCACGGCTCACGTCTTTGAGGCGCCCGTAGAGTCTGATCTAGATGTGCTGGCAAGCTCATGGGAGTCGAGCTACGGCGCACAAAGGAGTGGGGGAGCCTACGCAGAAGACATCGCGCGGTATCGAGCTGTACTGTGCGTCGTGAACCGAGCGCGCATCGAAGACGCCCTGCGTCTCCTTGGGGAGGCTGGGTTTGTCGTTGAACGCGTGGCCTCCGGTCTTGTAGAAGCAGCGACGCTGTCACTGGTATCGATATCCCACTCCGGAGATCACCATGAACGCGGTCCAGAGGCATCCGCTGGGTACACGCTGCCCCGCGTCGAGATGCGGAATCCAGGCATGCTGGCTGTAGCTGGAGCTTTTGGTACGGCTGTGCTCGAAGTGGCGCACGGACGGCCGCGATCGGTTACGATGCTCGGTCCGGCAATAGGAGAAGACACTGCGTATGGTGTGCAAGAGTTGGAGCGTTTCCATGCCCCACCGGAAGAGGACGGCGTACCTGTCCATAGCAACCAGGAGTCGCTCGAGATTCTTGAGGCCTTACGCCCTTCGTCGGCGATGGCCGCAGCTATTGCCTACGAGGCTGTATATCCAGGATTGGTGTTAGTCCAGGTGTTGCCCGAGGCCGCACAACAGGGCGTCCGGCGAACGCGCAGAGTGGAAGAAGGGAAGCGCTCGACGTTGCTCGTCGCATTTGTCGTGTTAGTGCTACTGGTTCTACTTATGGGCACCGAACTGGCTATCGGAGGACTCTCGGGTAAGACCGCCGAGCAACTCCGAAACCAAGCTCCTGCGCTGGCGCTTCTGGAGCGAGACCGAGCTGAGGTAGCCCGAATGGAACGCGATGTGATTCTGGCTAGACGCGCGCAGGCTGAGCGCACCATGGTGGCCTACTACCTGGAGGCTCTAGCGCGTGCCGCTCCCGATGATGTAACGCTTACTGAGGTGGTGATCGGCCCCATTGACGGCGTTACATTGCCCGCATATCACGAGATCACGGGAGGTAACAACCGTTTGTCAGACAGGGTATCAGGTTTTTCCCCAGAAAAAAAAGAGAGTTCTCAGAATATTGTTTCCTTTGTGATTAAGGGCGAGTCGGAGGCCAGTTCGGCTGTAGGGATGTACTCGCTGCACCTTGGGCAGCTTGACTTTGTGGTTGAGTCTAGGGTTATATCCGTCACGCAAGTATCACCGCGCGCGCTACGGCGGCAGCAGCGGGACCCCGGCGAGCGGCTCTTCACCTTTGAGCTCGCAGGCCGGGTTGCTCCACCTGCGCGCGCATACCCTACGCAAGAGCGCTCCCCCAGGAGCCCATAGCCATGCGGCATGCATGGTCTCAGCATGTCACGCTGGGACCGTACTAACGCTCACGGCATGCGTGTGGGGTCTCCAGCACGCACCGCCAGTGCTCCGCTCTAATTCCGACTTGAAACGCCAGCAGCCTGCTCCCAAGGAGCGCACCTCACGGTGGAGCGGGTTTCGGCTTGATGCAAATGAAAAATCAAGCGCTGCTGCGAGCGCGTCGGCCGAGGTGTTGTGGACCTGGGTACCTCGTCTTGTGATTGGGCTTGCTGTGTTGGTGATTGCGCTCGAGGTTGTGCCGCGTGCCTCAACCCTCGTAGGAGAAATCCGAGGCTGGCGCTCGGATATAGCGCGCGTGACATCGAGCGAGACCTTGGTGCAAGACAGAGCTTTTCTTCGCGCAGAGCAAGCTAGGCTGGCGCGTGAGCTAGCCAGTATGAGCACCGAGCGGGCTACGACCGGTGACATGCTCGGCCGGCTGGATGCCCTCGCTGCTGATTCGGAAGTGAACCTGACCCGCGTGGAGCCAGGGGTGCCGGTTTCGGAGGGGTCACAGGAGCGAGTACCGCTCGCCGTTGACCTGAGAGGACGCTTCCACGATGTCGGTCAATATGTGTCTGAGCTCGAGGCTTCGACGTTCCGGGTGCGCCGACTGTCGCTCAGCCGTTCGG encodes:
- a CDS encoding site-specific integrase gives rise to the protein MATVTPILRIPKRDKRGRCPIWLRISDRDGTRYLSLGEKVLPSQWNDRQRRVRKGHPHADLFNQLIAQRLAEARAEILRLKIERTYATADHLKDALADDDAADFFEAGRLHLADLEKQGRVGRYRRIKATLGKLERFACTPLPFDRFTVALLTDFETHCLAPPPQGLGNKQSSVATNLRDLRTLYNYAVKQGLTDGADDPFKRFTIRKGAPPERTKLSFAEVQAIEALGLEEESLIWHVRNYFLFAFYGAGIRFADVATMRQARVIDGEDDNGNSVPDRLQFRAGKTGKLQSVKITPPARRILAHYLDPNEDTKRDPEAFVFPMLEGYDLSTPRKLHNAKSSQNALVNKYLKKIAALAGIETPLSFHIARHSFADVARTSGWSVYDIKNALQHSSLEKTERYLKGFDSDALDARMDDLFGEG
- a CDS encoding GspE/PulE family protein; the encoded protein is MSSLPFDDLAVGPAVQQVDRLITRAAALRASDIHIEPYESSVRIRYRLDGVLHLAGTLAPHQHAALVSRIKVLSGLDIAEKRRPQDGRLRVDRPHSQPPLDLRVSVLATHFGEKVVLRLLDRSALRLDLEALGFDPAPLALLRAAIHRPHGIVLVTGPTGSGKTTTLYAALSEIDTDRLNVSTVEDPIEYDLPGVNQTQARPDIGLGFAEALRAFLRQDPDVLMVGEIRDTETAEIAVRAALTGHLVLATLHTNDAAGAVMRLADMGVAPYLLASSLRLVAAQRLLRTLCSACKRPAQSTGATTAPFESVGCPECNGTGYRGRAAILEALPLVGHAAQEAVRAADSAALRALGQHEGWPSLAEAASRAVSTGTTSQAEALRVTEGLPDTARARSQHERG
- a CDS encoding helix-turn-helix domain-containing protein, with translation MNALAKALAADLAQLLRPLVEEAVANALPDIPSSGAEPKAWLTNREAMEYLGLSKATLARYRKDGTLPYSKVGANVFYRFADVDALLKASLRNGD
- a CDS encoding secretin N-terminal domain-containing protein, which encodes MLSSRFMFERRDIRTCCVVLAGLLGGLLIAGASDARAQTTPTPTAGIIELEERLPRPALEQIGTLNFRGADLRDVLRAIAAESGLNLIVDDSVQGRVTVNFQDVAVIDALRFLAEEYTLALVQTGSIFRVRVPAPAPPPTPPPPPEPVVLFAEGRLTLDLEATPLSTLVRLVTQRSGTNLVLAQGVTGTVSGFVQDAPLDVALRTVLASSGFTLERDGEIFVVTRSTEEGQPIRGRRDVAVEDGRVSLRLRNADVADAVREIARQAAVPIVTYTLPEGRRLTAEADGLTVEQALRVVLRGTGTAFRRETSADGPYFLVGTQAEDGLVATRLLRLGYIAVEGLVELLPPGLQSRATIQPVPEQNALLVSGTNDAIAELEAFLAEVDYPAPQVLIETLVVDLLDTDISNLGFDFGRGLLPGFDSTATPPQPFDYEFRGTTTGELEVVGSGANANDILAPGGDLFGLGGIGKLPADFFFRVRALEQEGRVAVRNRPQVSTLSGNTATISIGTTQYFLLETSTPITGRNDVVIQETQRFEQIEANVTLEITPFVSPYGEVTALIRPSFSTPVGEFSAGIPPTISTQEIEARVRLRDGETIILGGLISDEDVVSDFKIPILGDIPILGRLFRSRSRSKRESELVIYITPHVFYGDGRDDAQWRALADSSGLRLSPLNPQESFWERFWLYDDAVEEDEPEQDDPPETGPPPEPRRENSQGDQGRRSEERGDEDDTIPTVSDDLPPLDIGPVPSDSTGNGSRLRLP